The sequence ggagcccgcttctccctctgcctgtgtctcagcctctctctctctctctctctctgtgactatcatgaataaataaataaaatcttaaaaaaaaaaatcctcaaggcTCAGGaaattttacctatatttttacAGCCCCAATTTATCAATTCATTTAAGAGCAAGTAAACTTCCTGTTTTAGATAGTTTGTGCTTTAGGGACTCAGTGGTGTTGGTTtagcatttattttctgttcttaacAAAGTGATCTTCACTGGGCTCAGGCATCACCTCTTTGTGTGAGGACCCCCGCCCAGTCCCCCTTCTTGCAGGCTTCCAGCCAAGTGCTTTGTCTCCACCTCTAGTGTCAGTTTCTTACTGCAGACGGAGCACCCTCAATTATGAGGTCTGTTCTCACTGGTTTTAGAACTCTGGTGCCCTACCTGTTACAGGGTCTGTGCAGTGAGGAACACATTCAGGGGAagtgtgggaggaagagaggcagactGATGAACAAGGCTTGTTGGTGTCTGGTAAGAATGAGTGATTGTCAGAAAAGCCAACTACCTCAGATACAGACACATCAGAAACCCTCTTTGTCAAAGAAAAGGTTGTAGGGAAGGCACCATTTATGCTGAGAAGCTGCTGGGCTCCAGGTTCCGGAAGGTTCTGAGTGGGTAGGTTGGCTCCCACTGTACTTACAGATGGGATGTAAAGGCTGCCCCAGTGCCCCTTCCCGAGTTGAGACTTCACCTGTCTTGTTCTTTAGGGTGTGGCACTGCCTGAGAAGCACAGACTATTTCCCAACACAATGGCcttggctttttcctttttctttgtgtaaGTTAAAATCAGGGGGTCCAGCTCCCTCATTCCTCTCAGGGCAGAGGGAAGCATAGACAGTCTTAAGGCCAACAGATTCACCAAAAGTCATATAGAAAGTGGTAAACCCAGGTTAGAGCTCTGGCTTCTGAAATTCCAGAACCGTGCATTGCGTGCCTGGGGTTAAAAGAACAGGAGGCGCCTAGAGCAGGTGAGGGGCTTCTATCTTGGTATCCAAAATGAAGCTGAGGGCTGGGTGGTCCTTGCCCTGACCTTGGGTCTTTTGTGCGATGTGCTGCTTACTGGAGAAAAGGCAAAAGGAGGTATTGAAAGTCTTGCCACCGGGGGCGTTGCGAGGCTCTAACAGGGGTCCTGCACCCGTGAAGGAGCTGACTGCTCCTGGTCAAGCAGCAGCCACGGGAGGCCTCGCAGCCGACGGACCGGCCCCGCTTTGGGCAGCTGGACCCCCCGACCACAGCGCGCGGACGAGGGGCTCACACAGAAGGGAAAAGTCAGCTGCTGTTTTATTGGAGGCACCGTCgtggggagggaggccggggctgCGGCCGTCAGCAGAGCGGGGCGGTGGGGGCGCCTAGAACTGAGCGTTCAGGCTCGGGCACAGGCTCCCGCGGCCAGGGGCCCAGCAGCGCCCCAGCCGTGCTGCTCCCTTGGGGGGGCCCGGGAAAGGGGGCCGCCCGGGCCCAGGCTGAGCCGCAGCGGGGGGCGcaggcgggggcgcggggacagCACCGCCAGCAGCAGGGACAAGGCGGCCAGGCCGGCCAGGCTGCAGGagaggcggcgggcgggggcgcgggcgcgggcgggggcggcgaaGAGGCGGGCCACGGCCTCATTGGGGTTGCCCCGGGCCGGCTCAAACCACTTCTGCAGGCAGCGGCCGCTGCCCCTGCGCGCGGGGCTCGCCTGGAAGGAGCCGCTCCAGATCCTCTGGCACAGGGCGGCGGGCGTGGGGAAGTAACGCGGGAAAGGGCGGCAGGCGGCCCCCGCAGGGGCAGCGGCTcttccctgggggggggggggggggggcgctcacTTCCCGCCACGCCCGCCCGCGCCCTCACGGCCCtcctttgcccctgcccccccccccccccccgtggggcGCTGCCAGCACCACTCACCCCTGCTCCAGTCCCAGGAGCCGAGCCAGTCGGATCTGCAGGTGTAAGACGTGCGGCAGTCCTCCCACCACTGCTCGCAGTCCTCCCAGCACAGGGGCGCGTCCCGGATCCGCTCTCCCTGCCCGCTCGAGCCCACCTGGGTCCCGGCGGTGCAAGAGACAAGGGTGCTGACAGCCCTGCTCCCAAGAGGCCCGGCGGCCCAGGCTGCTGTGCGGGGCCGTCTGAGGGTGTTCGCTTATGAAGCCTGTGAGCGTCCCTTCCCTAAGAGGCTACATTGTTTGGCCCAGGCTACACAGCTCCTACATCCAGAAGGCGGGATTCGAACAGTCCCTCATGCTACAGTTCCCATCTGTTCcccccctgcccttctcctggGGCCAGAGGCGGCTTCCTCTCCATCTTTTATCCCAACCCCTCCCTGGCTCTGCTCTTGTCTGTGGGGGGCGGCGCGTCCTGCTCCCGCTAGCATCGTGGACCTTGTGCCCCTCGAACAGGGCACTGCACCTGCGGGGACGtgtctcctgcctccccagccccaccttcTGACCTTCTGGATCCAAGGCCCCAGGTTTGGGGAGCACTCATAGAAGCAGACAGCCTGGATGAAGTGCTCCTCACAGCCTGGCATCATCAACCCACAGTGAAGCAAGCTGAAGTTGTAGAGCAGGGACACATCCAGGTGGGCATGCCAGCTGGTACTGGCTGTGCAGCAGGCCTTCTCTGCCCAGGGGATGCACTGAGGGGATGAAGCAGTAAAAGGCTGGGGGTCGGGTAGGACGCAGGAGACTCAGGAGTGTCTAGGGCAGAAAGGTAAACCTGTCCCCTTTGTCCCACTGGGCAAGTGGGAGGCCTTCAGGCCAGCAACACTCCTACAGAAGAAATGTTGAGGCGGGTCAAAATTCACAGCCAAAGGGCACCTGCCCACCAATCTCCCTGCCATGGGCTGCAAAGTCCCCTGGAGACAGGGGTCCCAGGGTCTCTGCTCCCGAGGGGCAGCAGAGGAACCCCACGACACCCAGGGCAATGTGGAGCACTGGGTGGAAGGGCACCAGAGCCCAGCAGAGCTCACAGGTAAAAGGCAGCTCCACAACTCTTCCCTTGCTCCCGTCAATGGCTTTTCAGGCTTGAGGAAGGGTCACCTAAGACCTAGGTCTCCCCAGTGGCTATTGGTAGGAAGGCTAAAGAAGGAGGACCTTGTTTGATCTAAGCTGAACCAGTGATGGGCCTCTGGGATCACCATCTGCCCCTGTTCCCCGAGCGTCCAGGCAGCCAGAGATGGGAACTTTGAAGCACTCAACAGTTCTGCTCTCTAGGGGCCACACTGTCCCTCCAGTGGCCTTGCCCAAATGCCAACGTAAGGAACCAGATGAGTCAGGGTTGATGGTGGTTCAGAAACCATCTTGGCAATTGtgtcccttccctgctctgcCAACGCAGCCTCACTCCCACTCCCAGGCAAGGTCCGGCCTCTATACCTCCTCATAGAGCTTGTCTTCTGGGCCAGGCTCTCGTTTGTGGTGTTTGGTCTTCATGCAGACATTGAGCAGCTCGTCCCCAGCCCAGACAGGCATGACCATCCACAGCCCTAACAGGAGCTGCCACCACCGTTCCATGGCCTACTGCAGACAGGAGATACATCTGCTTGTGTGATAGGACACCCACTCCATCCCCTCCACTGTCCCAAGGACTGAGTGTGGGTCTCAGTTCTGGGTAGTACTGGTAACGTGAGGGAGGGGAACGAGAGACTggaagaagaaaggcagaaaagcaTCCTGCCTCAAATGCCCGACACTTTGGGAAACAACAGCTTCCTTAGTTtcacccaccaccccacccccaggagcccctggcccGACAGTCCCCCAGACCCTAGTAGGAGGGATGGTGCAACAGGGGAACAGAGGAAAGATGCTGCCCCTTCTAGCGCTTTCTTCATACTTACCCTCAAGGCAGGAGCCACTCCCTTCTACGTCCTGAGATTGGGGGCTGCCGTCAGGCCCATTTATCACCCACCCCCTTCCTAGGAGTCTGGGAGCAGCTGCAGAGCTCCAGGTGGCCCCAGTTAAAGCAGGAGCGCTGCAGAGCTCCAGGTGGCTCCAGCTGAAGAGCATCCATCTCCCGAGGTGGAGGGGCCTCCTGTGGCTGGAGCTCGGGCCTCCACTTTCTCAGAGAAGCGGAGACCCGGTAGCGGGGAGGATCCTTGGCTCTGGTCCGCTACTGACTTCTGCTCTGGGCTCCGCTCCTTGCCGGCTGGATGACCCGGAGAAAGGGGCGAACTCTCCAAGTCTGCCTGTCTGTATAAAGGGCTGTTTCATAACAGGGATGGCTGgggggggaggaaagagaaaattcacGGAAAGGACTTGGCATCGTGCCCGGCACAGAGTAAATCTTAGTAGCTTTAATTATTCTCCTTTATCCTGTTAGCCTTTGTCTCTGGGCCCCAGACCCGTTCTGCACGCGGCCCTACCTGCCCCTTTGTCAGCTCAGACACCTGGGATGCACCACCTGGTGGCTTGAGGGACAGTGACCTCTGTCAGGTTCCTGCTAGCGAACAGACACAGTGACACAGAGGTGAAGCAGGGCCTTCGAGACCCAAGAATTTAAATGTGTGACCACAGCCCAAACCAGCAAAACCAAATAAGCCCCATCACAACCCATGAAATGGCCTCCCTGAGCATGCGGAGACCCCTGTCCCATGACATATTCTACAAGTGTCCTCAGCAGTGATCATGTTCACAAGAAAGTTCTCAACCAGGAGAGGTTGCAAAACTTGAACAGGACTCTTGGGAGAGCCCCAAAGATGACGAAAACACTAGAAAAGGAGCCCCTCTCcttgcctgtttctttttctttttttaatttttaaaaaagatttatttatttcttcgtgagacacagagagagagagagagagagagaggcagagacacaggtagagggagaagcaggctccctgtggggagcccgatgtggaactcgatcccagaaccccaagatcaggccctgagccgaaggcagaggctcaaccactgagccacccaggtgcccctccttgcCTGTTTCTTATAACAAGTCCCCTCTCCAAGGTTACAAGCAGCCAAGGTGACTGAGGTGTTAACCATTATGTAGGAAATTAGAATAATAAGaggatttttatacttttttttttttaatttttatttatttatgatagtcacagagagagagagaggcgcagagaccaggcagagggagaagcaggctccatgcaccgggagcccgacgtgggattcgatcccgggtctccaggatcgcgccctgggccaaaggcaggcgccaaaccgctgcgccacccagggatcccaggatttttATACTTGAAGGAAACAGCCCATCTGTGTTGCTCGGGTGCACAGCTGATGTGCAGACAGGAGTTAGCCTGCATGCTGGGAAATGGAGTGCTCCGCCGTGGTGATCACAGCCACTGAGGGCCGAGCACCCTGAAGGGCCCAGGCTGGGTTGGTGCCTTCGGTACACAGTCTGACTCACCCCTGGGAACGGCCCGAACCTGAATGCCCTCCCCGACTTAaccatggggagcctgaggctCCGCTGGGGGGGGCAGAGctaggatctgaacccaggtaGACACTCTGTCCGCTGCATAAGGACCAGCTGAGTGGGTTACCTCCAGCGTAGATGCTGTCCGGGTCCCAAGTGAAGTCTGTTTTTGAAAAAATCAAATGTCAGAATCAGATtatgtgttgggggtggggggcttgtgTCTGCTTTATTTGGGAACAGTGACGATTACTGGCCCAGCCTCCCATGTCCTTAAGTGGAACTAGGGGTCCCACTTTTAGGGCCCGATAGCAAACCATACTGCCTTTCTACACCACGGTCTCTCCATGGGCGCCCCCTTGGCAGGGGACAGCAGGCAGGCCTGTCCTGTTTTAGTCCCCACAAACACGAGGCTTCTAAGCCTCCCAAGGCTGGGGGCGTGACAGGGACAGGAATCCAGCAATGAGGCACAGAAGTAATTACGGAGATGCAAACAGGTCCTCAATGTAAACGTCCTTcacagggagggaagaaggacgAGGAGGGGCTTGCCAACCGTCTCTAGGACAAGGCTGCGGTAAATGAGCTGAAATTACAGTCCTCGCAGGTGCAGGTGCCGGGGAGGGAGGGATCCTGGAGGCTGCCTCTCCCGGAACCATCCCCCCAACATCTGCTCCAGCAAAAGGGG is a genomic window of Canis lupus familiaris isolate Mischka breed German Shepherd chromosome 21, alternate assembly UU_Cfam_GSD_1.0, whole genome shotgun sequence containing:
- the IZUMO1R gene encoding sperm-egg fusion protein Juno isoform X3, yielding MERWWQLLLGLWMVMPVWAGDELLNVCMKTKHHKREPGPEDKLYEECIPWAEKACCTASTSWHAHLDVSLLYNFSLLHCGLMMPGCEEHFIQAVCFYECSPNLGPWIQKVGSSGQGERIRDAPLCWEDCEQWWEDCRTSYTCRSDWLGSWDWSRGKSRCPCGGRLPPFPALLPHARRPVPEDLERLLPGEPRAQGQRPLPAEVAVARLFAAPARARAPARRLSCSLAGLAALSLLLAVLSPRPRLRPPLRLSLGPGGPLSRAPPREQHGWGAAGPLAAGACARA